Within the Staphylococcus argenteus genome, the region TAGGGTTAACGCCCAGAAGAGCCGCAGTGAATAGGCCCAAGCGACTGTTTATCAAAAACACAGGTCTCTGCTAAACCGTAAGGTGATGTATAGGGGCTGACGCCTGCCCGGTGCTGGAAGGTTAAGAGGAGTGGTTAGCTTCTGCGAAGCTACGAATCGAAGCCCCAGTAAACGGCGGCCGTAACTATAACGGTCCTAAGGTAGCGAAATTCCTTGTCGGGTAAGTTCCGACCCGCACGAAAGGCGTAACGATTTGGGCACTGTCTCAACGAGAGACTCGGTGAAATCATAGTACCTGTGAAGATGCAGGTTACCCGCGACAGGACGGAAAGACCCCGTGGAGCTTTACTGTAGCCTGATATTGAAATTCGGCACAGCTTGTACAGGATAGGTAGGAGCCTTTGAAACGTGAGCGCTAGCTTACGTGGAGGCGCTGGTGGGATACTACCCTAGCTGTGTTGGCTTTCTAACCCGCACCACTTATCGTGGTGGGAGACAGTGTCAGGCGGGCAGTTTGACTGGGGCGGTCGCCTCCTAAAAGGTAACGGAGGCGCTCAAAGGTTCCCTCAGAATGGTTGGAAATCATTCATAGAGTGTAAAGGCATAAGGGAGCTTGACTGCGAGACCTACAAGTCGAGCAGGGTCGAAAGACGGACTTAGTGATCCGGTGGTTCCGCATGGAAGGGCCATCGCTCAACGGATAAAAGCTACCCCGGGGATAACAGGCTTATCTCCCCCAAGAGTTCACATCGACGGGGAGGTTTGGCACCTCGATGTCGGCTCATCGCATCCTGGGGCTGTAGTCGGTCCCAAGGGTTGGGCTGTTCGCCCATTAAAGCGGTACGCGAGCTGGGTTCAGAACGTCGTGAGACAGTTCGGTCCCTATCCGTCGTGGGCGTAGGAAATTTGAGAGGAGCTGTCCTTAGTACGAGAGGACCGGGATGGACATACCTCTGGTGTACCAGTTGTCGTGCCAACGGCATAGCTGGGTAGCTATGTGTGGACGGGATAAGTGCTGAAAGCATCTAAGCATGAAGCCCCCCTCAAGATGAGATTTCCCAACTTCGGTTATAAGATCCCTCAAAGATGATGAGGTTAATAGGTTCGAGGTGGAAGCATGGTGACATGTGGAGCTGACGAATACTAATCGATCGAAGACTTAATCAAAATAAATGTTTTGCGAAGCAAAATCACTTTTACTTACTATCTAGTTTTGAATGTATAATCTACATTCATATGTCTGGTGACTATAGCAAGGAGGTCACACCTGTTCCCATGCCGAACACAGAAGTTAAGCTCCTTAGCGTCGATGGTAGTCGAACTTACGTTCCGCTAGAGTAGAACGTTGCCAGGCAAGTTGAGACCGTAAGGTCTCTTTTTTTATGTCTAAAATGCCAAATAAAAAGTAGATACGAAGAAAAATGGCTTGGCGAAGTGAAAGCGTTTGAATCTGACGAAACGAGAAACGAGCGCAACGATTTTAGTTGAGCTAAATGAGTAAGCGAGAGCCGAAGAAGAGGAAAGAAGCAAGCGATTGCCACAAGTCAAGAAAGGTCCATAGCGTCGAAGGTAGCAGACTTACGTTCCGCTAGAGTAGAACGTTGCCAGGCCAAAATGGATGCGATGAGCCGTATTGAGACCGCAAGGTCTCTTTTTTTATGCCAAATAAAAAAGTAGATACGAAGAAGAATGGCTTGGCGAAGTGAAAGCGTTTGAATCTGACGAAACGAGAAACGAGCGCAACGATTTTAGTTGAGCTAAATGAGTAAGCGAGAGCCGAAGAAGAGGAAAGAAGCAAGCGATTGTCACAAGTCAAGAAAGGTCCATAGCGTCGAAGGTAGCAGACTTACGTTCCGCTAGAGTAGAACGTTGCCAGGCCAAAATGATAATTTAATAATGTACATTTTTGATTGTTTAAGTATGTACAATTTTAATATTGTGTTTAGATAAGTCTAAAATGATATCATTCAATACGAAGTATTGTGAAAATACAAAAAGGTAATTAATTATTATACAATAGACAAGCTATTGCATAAGTAACACTAACTTTTGTCAAAGAAGTGTTACTATATAATTAATACTTTTGAAAGTAACTAATTGTAAAACAATATAAATAAAGGAAGCGTATATAATGAAGCAACCTATTTTAAATAAATTAGAAAATTTAAATCAAGAACAAGCGATTTCTTTGCATGTTCCAGGTCATAAAAATATGACTATCGGTCATTTATCTCAATTATCAATCACAATGGATAAAACTGAAATACCTGGTTTAGATGATATGCATCATCCAGAAGAAATCATTTTGGAAAGTATGAAACAAGTGGAGAAGCATTCAGATTATGATGCTTATTTCTTAGTGAATGGCACCACTTCAGGAATATTATCTGTCATCCAGTCTTTTTCACAGAAAAAAGGCGATATCTTAATGGCAAGAAATGTACATAAATCTGTATTACATGCGCTCGATATTAGCCAACAAGAAGGGCATTTTATTGAAACGCATCAAAGTTTGTTAACGAATCATTATAATAAAGTTAATTTAAGCAGTTTGAATAATGACGGTCACAAACTTGCTGTGTTGACTTATCCAAACTATTACGGTGAAACGTTTAATGTAGAAGAGGTTATCAAATTTTTGCACCAGTTAGACATTCCTGTACTCATTGATGAGGCACATGGCGCCCACTTTGGATTGCAAGGATTTCCAAATTCTACATTAAACTATCAAGCTGACTATGTTGTTCAATCGTTTCATAAAACATTACCAGCATTAACGATGGGCTCGGTACTTTATATCCATAAAAATGCACTTTATAGAGAAAATATTATAGAATATCTAAGCTACTTCCAAACATCTAGCCCTTCATATTTGATTATGGCTAGTTTAGAGTCAGCTGCCCAGTTCTATAAAACATATGATAGTACCGTATTTTTTGAAAAGAGAGCGCAATTAATCAAATGTTTGGAAAATAAAGGATTTGAAATTATTCAAGTGGATGATCCATTGAAGTTACTTTTAAAATATGAAGGGTATACTGGACATGAAATTCAAAAATGGTTTATGAATAATCATATTTATTTTGAGTTAGCAGATGGCTATCAGTCTTTAGCAATATTACCATTGTGGCATGAAGGAGATGCTTTTTTATTTGATTTGCTTTTGCGTAAAATTGAAGATATGGTTTTACCAGAAAAGAAGTTTTCTAAAGTTAAGCAGACGGAACTTTTAACAAATGAAGGTAACTACAAACCGAATCATTTTGAGCATGTTACTTGGTGTGAATTACAACATGCACACGGGAAAGTGGTGGCACGACACATTGTCCCGTATCCTCCAGGTGTTCCTATTATATTTAAGGGCGAAACGATAACAGAAAGTATGATAAAATTGATGAATGAATATCTGGAAACTGGAGTAATAGTTGAAGGAATAAATAACAATAAAATTTTAGTTGAGGATGAATAGAATGTCAGCTTTTATAACTTTTGAAGGCCCAGAAGGCTCAGGGAAAACGACAGTAATTAATGAAATTTATCATAGATTATTAAAAAATTATGATGTCATTATGACAAGAGAACCAGGTGGCGTACCTACTGGTGAAGAAATACGCAGGATACTCTTAGAGGGTAATGACATGGACATTAGAACAGAAGCGTTGCTATTTGCTGCTTCTAGAAGGGAACATCTTGTATTAAAGGTCGTACCTGCTTTAAACGAAGGAAAGATTGTATTATGTGATCGTTATATTGATAGTTCACTAGCTTATCAAGGTTATGCTAGAGGTATTGGCGTTGATGAAGTAAAGGCAATTAATGAGTTTGCAATTAATGGGTTGTATCCTGATTTAACGATTTATTTAAATGTAAGCGCTGAGGTAGGTCGCGAACGTATAATTAAAAATTCAAGAAATCAAAATAGATTAGATCAAGAAGATTTAAAGTTTCATGAAAAAGTAATTGAAGGTTACCAAGAAATCATTCATAATGAATCACAACGGTTCAAAAGCGTTAATGCAGATCAACCTCTTGAAAATGTTGTTGAAGACACGTATCAAACTATCATCAAATATTTAGAAAAGATATGATATAATTGCTAGAAGAGGTGTTATAAAATGAAAATGATTATAGCGATCGTACAAGATCAAGATAGTCAGGAACTTGCAGATCAACTCGTTAAAAATAACTTTAGAGCAACAAAATTGGCAACGACAGGTGGATTTTTAAGAGCAGGTAATACGACCTTCTTATGTGGTGTCAACGATGACCGCGTAGATGAAATATTAACTGTTATTAATAATACATGTGGTAATAGAGAACAGTTGGTTTCACCTATTACACCTATGGGAGGAAGTGCGGATTCGTATATTCCATATCCAGTAGAAGTTGAAGTTGGCGGTGCTACTGTATTTGTTATGCCAGTTGACGCATTCCATCAATTTTAATTCTATAATACAATCATCAATTTGAAATACTTAAAACAATGTATTAATAAGTTATTAACAATTTTGGGTTGCTTGACTGCGACTAGTTCTGATGCAAATAGATATGATTTTATGTGGTTGCAAAGTGCTTCACGAATCATAGTTGCTATTGTTGCAGTAATTAGTTGCTCTTTGGCAACCTTTTTATATAAAAGTAAAAGGGAGTTTGTAATAAATGGATGAACAGCAACAATTGACAAATGCATATCATTCAAATAAATTATCGCATGCCTATTTATTTGAAGGTGATGACGCACAAACGATGAAACAAGTTGCGATTAATTTTGCAAAGCTCATTTTATGTCAAACAGATAACCAATGCGAAGCGAAGGTTAGTACATTTAATCATCCAGACTTTATGTATATATCGACTAATGACAGTTCAATTAAAAAAGAACAAATTGAACAGCTTGTGCGCCATATGAATCAACTTCCTATAGAAAGTAAATATAAAGTGTATATTATCGAAGATTTTGAAAAGTTAACTGTTCAAGGGGAAAACAGTATATTAAAATTTCTCGAAGAGCCACCGGACAATACGATTGCTATTTTATTGTCTACAAAGCCCGAACAAATACTAGATACCATTCATTCAAGATGTCAGCATGTTTATTTCAAACCGATTGATAAAGAACAGTTTGTAAATAGGTTGGTTGAACAGGACATTGCAAAGCCAGTAGCTGAAATGATAAGTACATATACTACACAAATAGATAATGCAATGGCTTTAAATGAAGAGTTTGATTTATTAACTTTAAGAAAAACAATTATTCGTTGGTGTGAATTGTTGCTTACTAACAAACCAATGGCAATGATTGGGGTTATTGATTTATTGAAACAGGCTAAAAATAAAAAACTGCAAACTTTAACGATTGCAGCAGTTAATGGATTCTTTGAAGATATCATACATACAAAGGTAAATGTAGATGATAAACGAATATACAGTGATTTGATAAGTGACATTAATCAGTATGCGCAAAAGTTAACATTTAATCAATTGATTTTAATGTTTGATCAGCTTACAGATGCACATAAGAAACTGAATCAAAATGTTAATCCAACGCTAGTATTCGAACAAATCGTAATTAAGGGTGTGAGTTAGATGCCAAATGTAATAGGTGTTCAGTTCCAAAAAGCGGGGAAATTAGAATATTATACACCTAGTGATATACAGATAGATTTAGAGGACTGGGTTGTCGTAGAATCTAAAAGAGGCATAGAGATAGGTATCGTCAAAAATCCAATGATAGATATTGAAGAAGAGGACATTTGTTTACCTCTTAAAAGCATTATTCGTATTGCTGATGAAAATGATATTGAAAAATATTATTGTAATGAGCGAGACGCTGCTAATGCATTGGAGTTATGTAAGGATATCGTAAGAGAACAAGGTTTGGATATGAGATTAGTCAACTGTGAATATACATTAGACAAATCAAAAGTTATCTTTAATTTTACTGCGGATGATCGAATAGACTTTAGAAAATTAGTGAAAATATTAGCGCAACATTTGAAAACACGTATTGAACTTAGACAAATTGGTGTAAGGGATGAAGCTAAATTACTTGGAGGTATTGGTCCATGCGGTCGTTCACTTTGTTGCTCAACATTTTTAGGTGATTTTGAACCGGTATCAATAAAAATGGCCAAAGATCAAAATTTATCATTAAATCCAACAAAAATCTCTGGTGCATGTGGTCGATTGATGTGTTGTTTAAAATATGAAAATGATTATTATGAAGAAGTACGTGCACAATTGCCGGATGTCGGTGAAGCAATTGAAACGCCCGATGGTAATGGAAAAGTTATTGCTTTAAATATATTAGATATTTCTATGCAAGTGAAGCTCGAAGGTCATGAACAGCCACTTGAATATAAATTAGAAGAAATAGAAACTATGCATTAAGGAGGCATTATTACATTTGGATCGCAATGAGATATTTGAAAAAATAATGCGTTTAGAAATGAATGTCAATCAACTTTCAAAAGAAACATCAGAGTTAAAAGCACTTGCAGTTGAACTTGTAGAAGAAAACGTAGCTTTACAAATTGAAAATGATAATTTGAAAAAAGTATTAGGGAATGATGAGCCAAGTACTCAAGATGCAATAAATACAGTGCCAACAAAAGTAGTTAAAAAACCATTACCTAGTAAAGATAACCTAGCTATATTATATGGTGAAGGTTTTCATATTTGTAAAGGTGAGCTATTTGGAAAACATAGACATGGTGAAGATTGTTTGTTCTGTTTAGAAGTTTTAAGTGATTAATCATTCAATCACAAATAGTGTTATAATAATGAATAAATAAAGTTATGTTAAGTCTGAGACAGTACGTGTTTCAGACTTTACTTATGTATTAGTTTTAAACAATGTTCTGACTTACTACTTAAAATTAAGTTTTTAATATTAAGTCAGTATGCAATATAATAAGGTTTATTAATGTGTAAAACATGATTCGAAAATATTTAGAATAGGTATGTGATGTGCAAACATTATTAAAATTTAACTTTCACGTATTAAGTAAATAAGCACATTTTCATAGGAGTTTAAAATGTTAAAGCAAAATGAACGATTTGATCAACTAATCAAAGAAAATTTTAGTATTATTCAAAATGACGATGTATTTTCATTTTCAACAGATGCGTTATTATTGGGGCATTTTACAAATCCAAGAGCAAAAGACAAAGTACTAGATTTATGTTCTGGCAACGGCGTGATACCTTTACTATTATTCGCAAAACATCACCATCAAATAGAGGGTATCGAAATTCAAGAAACTCTCGTAGATATGGCGCGACGCACATTTCAATTTAACGAGGTTGACGATTATTTAACGATGCATCATATGGACTTGAAAGATGTCACGAAAACATTTAAACCTTCACAATATAATCTTGTAACATGTAATCCTCCGTATTTTAAAGAGAATCAGCAGCATCAACATCAAATAGAGGCTCACAAAATTGCGAGACATGAAATTATGTGTACACTTGAAGATTGTATGATTGCAGCACGTCATTTATTAAAAGAAGGTGGCAGGCTAAATATGGTACATCGTGCGGATAGACTGATGGATGTCTTATTTGAAATGAGAAAAGTAAATATCGAGCCTAAGAAAGTAGTTTTTATATATAGTAAAGTAGGCAAGTCAGCACACACAATAGTTGTTGAAGGTCGTAAAGGTGGTAATCAAGGATTAGAAATTATGCCTCCGTTTTATATTTATGATGAAAGTGGAAAATATAGCGATGAAATGAAGGAAGTATATTATGGATAGTCACTTTGTATATATAGTAAAATGTAGTGATGGTAGTTTATATACAGGATATGCTAAAGACGTAAATGCGCGGATTGAGAAACATAATCGCGGTCAAGGTGCTAAATATACAAAAATAAGACGACCGGTACAGTTAGTTTACCAAGAAACGTATGAGACAAAGTCTGAAGCATTGAAGCGTGAATATGAAATTAAAACGTATTCTAGACAAAAGAAATTGCGATTGATTAAGGAGCGATAGCATGGCTGTATTATATTTAGTAGGAACGCCTATTGGAAATTTGGCAGACATAACTTATCGAGCAGTTGATGTGCTACATCGTGTCGATATGATTGCCTGTGAAGATACACGTGTAACAAGTAAATTATGCAATCATTATGATATCTCAACACCATTAAAGTCATACCATGAGCATAATAAGGATAAGCAGACTACGTTTATTATTGAACAATTACAATCTGGATTAAATGTTGCACTTGTATCGGATGCAGGTTTGCCATTGATTAGTGATCCAGGATATGAATTAGTAGTTGCAGCTAGAAAAGCTAATATTAAAGTGGAAACTGTACCTGGGCCGAATGCCGGTTTAACTGCTTTGATGGCTAGTGGTCTATCTTCTTATGTATACACATTTTTAGGATTTCTACCTAGAAAAGAAAAAGAAAAAACTGTCGTACTAGAACAACGCATGTATGAAAATAGCACGCTTATATTATATGAATCGCCACATCGTGTAACAGATACTTTAAAAACAATTGCAAAGATAGATGCAATGCGACGAGTATCGTTAGGACGTGAGTTAACTAAGAAGTTTGAACAAATAGTCACAAATGATGTAACGCAAATGATAGCACTAATTCAACAAGGTGACGTTCCGTTAAAAGGTGAGTTTGTTATTTTGATTGAAGGTGCAAAAGCAAATGTTGAAACGGCTTGGTTTGATGATTTGTCTATTGTAGAGCATGTTGATCATTATATTGAAACTTCACGGATGAAGCCAAAGCAGGCAATCAAGAAAGTTGCGGAGGAACGACAACTTAAAACAAATGAAGTTTATAATATTTATCATCAAATAAGTTAACCAAGGTATTGATGGACTAAATTTTTACGTTATCGGATAACGAAAGTTATAATTTTAAATAGTAAGACAACAATTTGATTTGCTACTAATAAAATGATGTTAACTATGATAAAAAAATAATGACATCGTCGATTTTTAATGTAAAATAAATATATTGATAGCAATAAATAATAAAACAATGAACAAGATGAAAATGGGAAAGTAAGATATATGACCACGTCCATTGAAATGCTTGAAAATCTTAGATATTATTTGAAGTGAAACATTACGAGGAGGAACAGTTATGGCGAAAGAAACATTTTATATAACAACCCCAATTTATTATCCTAGTGGGAATTTACATATAGGGCATGCATATTCTACTGTTGCCGGAGATGTTATTGCAAGATATAAAAGAATGCAAGGGTATGATGTTCGTTACTTAACAGGTACAGATGAACATGGTCAAAAAATTCAAGAAAAAGCACAAAAAGCTGGTAAAACTGAAATTGAATATTTAGATGAAATGATTGCTGGCATTAAACAACTTTGGGCAAAACTTGAAATTTCAAATGATGATTTTATTAGAACTACTGAAGAACGTCATAAACATGTTGTTGAACAAGTATTTGAACGTCTATTAAAGCAAGGCGATATCTATTTAGGTGAATATGAAGGCTGGTATTCTGTTCCGGATGAAACATATTATACTGAGTCACAATTAGTTGATCCACAATACGAAAACGGTAAAATTATAGGTGGTAAAAGTCCAGATTCAGGACACGAGGTTGAATTAGTTAAAGAAGAAAGTTATTTCTTTAATATTAGTAAATATACTGATCGTTTATTGGAATTCTATGATCAAAACCCTGATTTCATTCAACCACCATCAAGAAAAAATGAAATGATTAACAACTTTATTAAACCAGGACTTGCAGATTTAGCTGTTTCTCGTACATCATTTAACTGGGGTGTTCATGTTCCATCTAATCCCAAGCATGTTGTATATGTATGGATTGATGCATTAGTTAACTACATTTCAGCTTTAGGTTATTTATCAGATGATGAGTCATTATTTAACAAATATTGGCCAGCGGATATCCATTTAATGGCTAAGGAAATTGTACGTTTCCACTCAATTATTTGGCCGATTTTATTAATGGCATTAGATTTACCATTACCTAAAAAAGTCTTTGCACATGGATGGATTTTGATGAAAGATGGCAAAATGAGTAAATCTAAAGGCAATGTTGTAGACCCTAACATTTTAAT harbors:
- a CDS encoding aminotransferase class V-fold PLP-dependent enzyme, which encodes MKQPILNKLENLNQEQAISLHVPGHKNMTIGHLSQLSITMDKTEIPGLDDMHHPEEIILESMKQVEKHSDYDAYFLVNGTTSGILSVIQSFSQKKGDILMARNVHKSVLHALDISQQEGHFIETHQSLLTNHYNKVNLSSLNNDGHKLAVLTYPNYYGETFNVEEVIKFLHQLDIPVLIDEAHGAHFGLQGFPNSTLNYQADYVVQSFHKTLPALTMGSVLYIHKNALYRENIIEYLSYFQTSSPSYLIMASLESAAQFYKTYDSTVFFEKRAQLIKCLENKGFEIIQVDDPLKLLLKYEGYTGHEIQKWFMNNHIYFELADGYQSLAILPLWHEGDAFLFDLLLRKIEDMVLPEKKFSKVKQTELLTNEGNYKPNHFEHVTWCELQHAHGKVVARHIVPYPPGVPIIFKGETITESMIKLMNEYLETGVIVEGINNNKILVEDE
- the tmk gene encoding dTMP kinase, giving the protein MSAFITFEGPEGSGKTTVINEIYHRLLKNYDVIMTREPGGVPTGEEIRRILLEGNDMDIRTEALLFAASRREHLVLKVVPALNEGKIVLCDRYIDSSLAYQGYARGIGVDEVKAINEFAINGLYPDLTIYLNVSAEVGRERIIKNSRNQNRLDQEDLKFHEKVIEGYQEIIHNESQRFKSVNADQPLENVVEDTYQTIIKYLEKI
- a CDS encoding cyclic-di-AMP receptor, with amino-acid sequence MKMIIAIVQDQDSQELADQLVKNNFRATKLATTGGFLRAGNTTFLCGVNDDRVDEILTVINNTCGNREQLVSPITPMGGSADSYIPYPVEVEVGGATVFVMPVDAFHQF
- a CDS encoding DNA polymerase III subunit is translated as MDEQQQLTNAYHSNKLSHAYLFEGDDAQTMKQVAINFAKLILCQTDNQCEAKVSTFNHPDFMYISTNDSSIKKEQIEQLVRHMNQLPIESKYKVYIIEDFEKLTVQGENSILKFLEEPPDNTIAILLSTKPEQILDTIHSRCQHVYFKPIDKEQFVNRLVEQDIAKPVAEMISTYTTQIDNAMALNEEFDLLTLRKTIIRWCELLLTNKPMAMIGVIDLLKQAKNKKLQTLTIAAVNGFFEDIIHTKVNVDDKRIYSDLISDINQYAQKLTFNQLILMFDQLTDAHKKLNQNVNPTLVFEQIVIKGVS
- a CDS encoding PSP1 domain-containing protein, whose product is MPNVIGVQFQKAGKLEYYTPSDIQIDLEDWVVVESKRGIEIGIVKNPMIDIEEEDICLPLKSIIRIADENDIEKYYCNERDAANALELCKDIVREQGLDMRLVNCEYTLDKSKVIFNFTADDRIDFRKLVKILAQHLKTRIELRQIGVRDEAKLLGGIGPCGRSLCCSTFLGDFEPVSIKMAKDQNLSLNPTKISGACGRLMCCLKYENDYYEEVRAQLPDVGEAIETPDGNGKVIALNILDISMQVKLEGHEQPLEYKLEEIETMH
- the yabA gene encoding DNA replication initiation control protein YabA — its product is MDRNEIFEKIMRLEMNVNQLSKETSELKALAVELVEENVALQIENDNLKKVLGNDEPSTQDAINTVPTKVVKKPLPSKDNLAILYGEGFHICKGELFGKHRHGEDCLFCLEVLSD
- a CDS encoding tRNA1(Val) (adenine(37)-N6)-methyltransferase → MLKQNERFDQLIKENFSIIQNDDVFSFSTDALLLGHFTNPRAKDKVLDLCSGNGVIPLLLFAKHHHQIEGIEIQETLVDMARRTFQFNEVDDYLTMHHMDLKDVTKTFKPSQYNLVTCNPPYFKENQQHQHQIEAHKIARHEIMCTLEDCMIAARHLLKEGGRLNMVHRADRLMDVLFEMRKVNIEPKKVVFIYSKVGKSAHTIVVEGRKGGNQGLEIMPPFYIYDESGKYSDEMKEVYYG
- a CDS encoding GIY-YIG nuclease family protein translates to MDSHFVYIVKCSDGSLYTGYAKDVNARIEKHNRGQGAKYTKIRRPVQLVYQETYETKSEALKREYEIKTYSRQKKLRLIKER
- the rsmI gene encoding 16S rRNA (cytidine(1402)-2'-O)-methyltransferase; protein product: MAVLYLVGTPIGNLADITYRAVDVLHRVDMIACEDTRVTSKLCNHYDISTPLKSYHEHNKDKQTTFIIEQLQSGLNVALVSDAGLPLISDPGYELVVAARKANIKVETVPGPNAGLTALMASGLSSYVYTFLGFLPRKEKEKTVVLEQRMYENSTLILYESPHRVTDTLKTIAKIDAMRRVSLGRELTKKFEQIVTNDVTQMIALIQQGDVPLKGEFVILIEGAKANVETAWFDDLSIVEHVDHYIETSRMKPKQAIKKVAEERQLKTNEVYNIYHQIS